Proteins encoded by one window of Mariniplasma anaerobium:
- a CDS encoding Gfo/Idh/MocA family protein has product MIRFGIVGAGGIAEKFATDIKSVKNAKAVAIASRDLERANKFKDKFNLDYAFDSYEKMAESDLIDAVYIATPHSFHKEQSIMFMNHKKHVLCEKPIAVNSQQFEDMVVSSQKNKVLLMEAMWTKFLPATIKLREVVHSGVLGKLKHAYIEFGQDLRHIGGDTGRLFNMNLAGGCLLDMGIYPLSYTLNLTDSSVKTIKAKAEFHHTGVDTKSIVDFVFDDGSSAKLISSFMEVLDAPSVFEFEKGNIVVDHFHKSEKVIIKDKTYYFPHVSGGFEYEIEAFSKTIEDGLLENDIMTHEQTRKSMKLLDRTRKVFGLKYPFED; this is encoded by the coding sequence ATGATTAGATTTGGTATTGTTGGAGCTGGAGGCATAGCTGAAAAGTTTGCTACAGATATTAAAAGTGTTAAAAATGCAAAAGCAGTTGCTATTGCATCAAGAGATCTTGAAAGAGCTAATAAATTTAAAGATAAATTTAATTTAGATTATGCTTTTGATAGTTATGAAAAAATGGCTGAAAGTGATTTAATAGATGCTGTATATATCGCAACACCACATAGCTTTCATAAAGAACAATCCATTATGTTTATGAATCATAAAAAACATGTGTTATGTGAAAAGCCAATTGCTGTGAACTCACAACAATTTGAAGATATGGTCGTATCTTCTCAGAAAAATAAAGTTCTTTTGATGGAAGCGATGTGGACTAAGTTCTTACCAGCAACTATTAAACTAAGAGAAGTAGTTCATTCAGGTGTATTAGGAAAGCTTAAACATGCATATATAGAGTTTGGACAAGATTTAAGACATATCGGTGGAGATACGGGTAGATTGTTTAATATGAACCTTGCAGGAGGATGCTTATTAGATATGGGGATATATCCATTATCTTATACACTAAATTTAACTGATAGTTCAGTTAAAACAATCAAAGCCAAAGCTGAATTTCATCATACTGGTGTAGATACTAAATCAATTGTTGATTTTGTTTTTGATGATGGATCTAGCGCAAAACTTATTTCATCATTTATGGAAGTTTTAGATGCACCTAGTGTTTTTGAATTTGAAAAAGGAAATATAGTTGTTGATCATTTCCATAAAAGTGAAAAAGTAATTATCAAGGATAAAACTTATTATTTCCCGCATGTATCAGGAGGATTTGAGTACGAAATAGAAGCTTTTTCAAAAACAATTGAAGATGGACTTTTAGAAAATGATATCATGACACATGAGCAAACTAGAAAGAGCATGAAACTACTTGATAGAACAAGAAAAGTTTTTGGATTAAAATATCCGTTTGAAGATTGA
- a CDS encoding flavodoxin family protein, with the protein MAKILIINGSPRKKNTYGLLKRIEKEFSGDTIEFINVSDYDVKACVGCEQCLRKGVCHINDDATKILDKMVEADGIIIGAPVYLRQIPGNLKNIFDRGCAWYHRSPIVGKPIFFVTTTQVTGTKSLMSYFKDLTVQWGVIYAGSINKTLFNLEKPYKIKKLDKFKKYSNKDNIIKYRPSMKQIFEFHTQKVLASEILPLDKTFWEEKGYMDKPYFYTCRINIVTRLLGYLYYKFLQNIISKNKTV; encoded by the coding sequence TTGGCTAAAATATTAATCATAAACGGTAGTCCACGAAAGAAAAATACATATGGACTATTAAAACGAATAGAAAAAGAGTTTTCTGGGGATACTATAGAATTTATTAATGTGTCTGACTATGATGTCAAAGCATGTGTGGGTTGTGAACAATGCTTAAGAAAAGGAGTTTGCCATATTAATGATGATGCTACTAAAATCTTAGATAAAATGGTAGAAGCCGATGGTATTATTATTGGCGCTCCTGTCTATTTAAGACAAATTCCAGGAAATCTAAAAAATATTTTTGATAGAGGTTGTGCATGGTATCACAGATCACCAATTGTTGGTAAACCTATCTTTTTTGTAACAACAACACAAGTAACAGGCACTAAATCTTTAATGAGCTATTTTAAAGATTTAACCGTGCAATGGGGAGTTATTTATGCTGGAAGCATTAATAAAACGCTATTTAATCTTGAAAAACCATATAAAATAAAAAAACTTGATAAATTTAAAAAGTATTCAAATAAAGACAATATAATAAAATATCGACCATCTATGAAACAAATCTTTGAATTTCATACACAAAAAGTACTTGCATCAGAAATACTGCCGCTTGATAAAACTTTTTGGGAAGAAAAAGGGTATATGGATAAACCATATTTTTATACATGTAGAATTAATATAGTAACTAGATTATTGGGATATCTATATTATAAATTTTTACAAAATATAATTTCAAAAAATAAAACGGTATAA
- a CDS encoding SOUL family heme-binding protein, translating into MALIETLKYKIIQDDGHIQIRAYDNILLASTKTKQNGRQDSGFNNVFQYISGNNQSKTKISMTTPVVTYEDEGNLVTGFYVPSKYGKDTVPQPSASNVFINEIESSLFAVIKFKGAWNEKNYEKHNQKLLAYIKLNKLTIISARFILRYSPPFVPALFRKNEIAYQVTRD; encoded by the coding sequence ATGGCATTAATTGAAACATTAAAGTATAAAATTATTCAAGATGATGGACATATTCAAATAAGAGCTTATGATAATATCTTATTAGCGAGTACAAAAACAAAGCAAAATGGTCGTCAGGATTCTGGATTTAACAATGTTTTTCAATATATATCTGGAAATAATCAATCTAAAACTAAGATTAGTATGACAACACCTGTTGTTACATATGAAGATGAGGGTAATTTAGTTACAGGGTTTTATGTACCATCAAAATATGGTAAAGATACTGTGCCACAACCTTCTGCAAGCAATGTCTTCATCAATGAGATTGAATCTTCTCTATTTGCAGTTATTAAGTTTAAAGGTGCATGGAATGAAAAGAACTATGAAAAGCATAATCAAAAATTATTAGCGTATATTAAATTAAATAAACTAACGATTATATCAGCACGATTTATTTTAAGATATAGCCCACCATTTGTTCCTGCGTTATTTAGGAAAAATGAAATTGCTTATCAAGTCACAAGAGATTAA
- a CDS encoding NfeD family protein, which yields MWWENLSNLQQLTFVIGTIATVIMILFIILMLLGIEGGDSFDGDVAFDGDFDAGDLDVYNADSVASISGLRIVTIRGGLAFFSIGSWTTYLLAETMLPIVAIAIGMVAGVIAAILLAMTMKAVLKLESSGNLDYSTAIGKIATVYIRIPKNAIGKGKVNFNHQGKLVEVDAITNEDEDILRKTEVEIISLIDDTTLVVKKIK from the coding sequence ATGTGGTGGGAAAATTTAAGTAATCTTCAACAATTAACTTTTGTAATAGGAACTATAGCTACAGTGATCATGATATTATTTATCATACTGATGTTGCTTGGTATAGAAGGTGGAGATTCATTTGATGGGGATGTCGCATTTGATGGCGATTTTGATGCTGGAGATTTAGATGTTTATAATGCAGATTCTGTTGCATCTATCAGTGGATTAAGAATTGTTACAATAAGAGGTGGATTGGCATTCTTTAGTATAGGTTCTTGGACTACATATTTATTAGCAGAAACAATGTTACCTATTGTAGCAATTGCTATAGGTATGGTTGCTGGTGTTATTGCAGCAATTTTATTAGCAATGACAATGAAAGCTGTATTAAAATTAGAATCATCAGGAAATCTAGATTATTCTACAGCAATTGGGAAAATTGCAACTGTTTATATTAGAATACCTAAAAATGCAATTGGAAAAGGTAAAGTTAATTTCAATCATCAAGGTAAACTAGTTGAAGTAGATGCAATAACAAATGAAGATGAAGATATTTTAAGAAAAACAGAAGTGGAAATTATTAGTTTAATCGATGACACAACATTAGTTGTGAAAAAAATAAAATAA
- a CDS encoding DUF6962 family protein, with the protein MKKRYIIIMVSIVVLLLLFLFPVSLLQTPNLTAFEYLELKPYITIGNIIIIVPSSTLIVYLLGIITIYIGIRLYKLDASYKKYWGISLILWGVGTLLAGTSYQGLGYELKCSGQAFCLFTSWFELSYLYMTALSITMMAYAVAKKSLNEKYMDTYLMVINIGFIVYTISLVFGTIFEIKLWITYEWFLLFFLLYFVSFFVVNFKNNKRNPNTLDKKFVFVWTLMLIINVLYFIYFYSGIPESLYNNYQIWFSANDVLHIGLIYWMYYIYKTVKRNNKDIIK; encoded by the coding sequence ATGAAGAAGAGATATATAATTATCATGGTTAGTATTGTGGTATTGTTATTGTTATTTTTGTTTCCAGTAAGTCTTTTACAAACACCTAATTTAACAGCTTTTGAGTATTTAGAGTTGAAACCTTATATAACTATTGGAAACATCATCATAATCGTTCCTTCTTCAACGCTCATTGTATATTTACTTGGTATTATAACTATCTATATCGGAATTAGACTATATAAATTAGATGCATCATATAAAAAGTATTGGGGAATATCACTCATTTTATGGGGTGTAGGAACCCTTTTAGCAGGAACGTCCTATCAAGGTTTAGGATATGAGTTAAAATGCAGTGGACAGGCTTTTTGTTTGTTTACAAGCTGGTTTGAATTGAGCTACTTGTACATGACTGCATTAAGCATAACTATGATGGCGTATGCTGTAGCTAAAAAGTCTTTAAATGAAAAATATATGGATACCTATTTGATGGTGATTAACATTGGATTTATCGTTTATACAATTTCTTTAGTATTTGGAACTATATTTGAGATTAAGTTATGGATAACATATGAATGGTTCTTATTATTTTTCTTATTATATTTCGTATCATTTTTTGTTGTTAATTTCAAAAACAATAAAAGAAACCCAAACACATTAGATAAAAAATTTGTTTTTGTATGGACATTAATGTTAATCATTAATGTGTTATATTTTATATATTTTTATAGTGGTATTCCAGAAAGTTTATATAATAACTATCAGATTTGGTTTTCAGCAAATGATGTACTTCATATAGGACTTATTTATTGGATGTATTATATTTATAAAACAGTAAAGCGTAACAATAAAGATATAATAAAATAA
- a CDS encoding response regulator transcription factor: protein MKILIVEDQSDLRNILKKRLNEAGYVIDDAKDGLEALDFITYNNYDLIVLDIMIPKLNGLDLLKQIRNEKNATKVMLLTAKDSVDDRVKGLDYGADDYLVKPFAFEELEARIRSLLRRTDIEIQNILTLGDLTVNRTLKLVKRGDKETKLTKKEYLLLEYLMIHKDVVLSRERLESATSNYDYDGYSNVIDVYIRFLRKKIDNDQKTKLIHTIRGFGYVMRIEK, encoded by the coding sequence ATGAAAATTTTAATTGTAGAAGATCAATCAGATTTACGCAATATTTTAAAGAAAAGACTAAATGAAGCTGGTTATGTAATTGATGATGCTAAAGATGGATTAGAAGCTCTTGACTTTATTACATATAATAACTATGATCTCATTGTTCTTGATATCATGATACCAAAACTTAATGGTTTAGATTTATTAAAGCAAATCAGAAATGAAAAAAATGCAACTAAAGTTATGTTGTTAACTGCAAAAGATTCAGTTGATGATCGTGTGAAAGGTCTAGATTATGGTGCAGATGATTACTTAGTAAAGCCTTTTGCTTTTGAAGAACTAGAAGCGAGAATACGTTCACTATTAAGAAGAACTGATATTGAAATCCAAAATATTTTAACACTTGGAGATCTAACTGTAAATCGAACTTTAAAGTTAGTAAAGCGTGGAGATAAGGAAACCAAGTTAACCAAAAAAGAATATTTACTATTAGAATATTTAATGATTCATAAGGATGTTGTTTTATCAAGAGAACGACTTGAAAGTGCGACATCTAATTATGATTATGATGGATATTCAAATGTTATTGATGTATATATAAGATTTTTAAGAAAGAAAATTGATAATGATCAAAAGACCAAATTAATTCATACAATCAGAGGATTTGGATATGTCATGAGGATTGAAAAATGA
- a CDS encoding ferredoxin reductase family protein, with protein sequence MKFIRKNYGAIIFISAILITNVLLWFFSMKADFYNNSAILVSISGSTLLMGFLIVFLLSTRMKWLVNVFGGLENVYFWHRLIAISTTAAIFVHGLISEDIGIFNNVNIPIIGSASGAGELSRNLFLFLIAAALLAKFLKYEHFRFIHRFLVIPYLIGLYHGFFTSWVNLFSFDLLSIWMITTSVIGLGSSLYMLLIYQTSAFSNKGIIVDKKLLNESMIELKVLMEKEYQFKSGQFAFIKVRDHKISQASHPFSISGQDGKYIYFTIKTLGDFTDSLVSSLTIPTRINITKPYGSMTFKPKTNAQLWVAGGIGVTPFLGYLRSENKINTPIHLIYSVRNEAEAVHLETFNEISKQNKNFKFTLFDSSKQGFISSTHLGLTDDTTLYMCGPRPMVQSLKKQVSKQHPNVSIVYEAFSFTGTLVDDVLKLLKKYIRILKPKH encoded by the coding sequence ATGAAATTTATCAGAAAAAATTACGGAGCAATCATTTTTATATCCGCTATTTTAATCACAAATGTTTTACTATGGTTTTTCTCTATGAAAGCAGATTTCTATAATAATAGTGCAATTTTAGTCTCTATATCAGGATCTACGCTTCTTATGGGTTTTTTAATCGTATTTCTTCTCTCTACAAGAATGAAATGGCTAGTTAATGTCTTTGGCGGTTTAGAAAACGTTTATTTTTGGCATAGACTTATAGCTATTTCAACAACAGCAGCTATTTTTGTACATGGCCTTATCTCAGAAGATATCGGTATATTTAACAATGTTAATATACCTATCATAGGAAGTGCTAGTGGTGCTGGTGAATTATCAAGAAATCTATTTTTATTTTTAATCGCTGCAGCTCTTTTAGCTAAATTTTTAAAATACGAACATTTTAGATTTATTCATCGCTTCTTAGTGATTCCCTATTTAATCGGTCTTTATCATGGCTTTTTCACATCTTGGGTAAATTTATTTTCATTTGATCTATTATCTATTTGGATGATCACAACATCTGTTATTGGACTAGGATCTTCTTTATATATGTTATTGATTTATCAAACATCGGCATTTAGCAATAAAGGTATTATCGTTGATAAAAAACTCCTTAATGAAAGCATGATAGAACTAAAAGTATTAATGGAAAAAGAATATCAATTTAAATCTGGTCAATTTGCTTTTATTAAAGTAAGAGATCATAAAATCAGTCAAGCTTCACATCCATTTTCTATTTCTGGACAAGATGGAAAATATATTTATTTCACGATTAAAACCTTAGGTGATTTCACAGATTCCTTAGTATCATCTTTGACTATACCAACAAGAATTAATATCACTAAACCTTATGGTTCAATGACATTTAAACCAAAAACCAATGCTCAACTTTGGGTAGCTGGTGGTATTGGTGTTACACCATTTTTAGGTTATTTAAGAAGTGAAAATAAAATTAATACACCTATTCATCTCATCTATTCAGTTAGAAATGAAGCTGAAGCTGTGCATCTTGAAACCTTTAATGAAATTTCAAAACAAAATAAAAACTTTAAATTTACACTATTTGATTCATCTAAACAAGGATTCATTTCTTCTACTCATTTAGGTCTTACAGATGATACAACACTTTATATGTGTGGTCCTAGACCAATGGTTCAATCACTAAAAAAACAAGTATCTAAACAACATCCAAATGTTTCTATAGTTTATGAAGCATTTAGCTTTACTGGGACTTTGGTAGATGATGTTTTAAAACTCCTAAAAAAATATATTCGCATATTAAAACCTAAGCATTAA
- a CDS encoding family 2 glycosyl transferase — translation MKKYILIVIIMLISALLLIFFVFNKKEYHIYSKVGNDSIQVLKDNEYQDIFLKGVNIGATKPGFFPGELAITKNEYFQWFQMIKDMNANTVRVYTILSPNFYDALYDFNKDQEEPLYFMQGVWINEDDIVDILDVYGQDNKIINNFISDSKSAVDVINGNAQLPIRPGFASGSYTKDVSMYMVGWLLGLEWDPGFVINTNENNFEKIPFQGIYAYNTPDSSPFEIFLAEIAEEIISYEVDTYNNMRPLSFVNWLTTDPLSHPNEPFVSEDEVSVDVEHIKATENYEAGFFASYHIYPYYPEFMNYSLSYSNYIDNDGNINPYKGYLEDLKNHHSMPIVVGEFGIPSSRGKAHDALYTGFNQGNISEEMQGEMVVDLAHDIYESGYAGAMIFSWQDEWFKRTWNTNQYDLSHRRPFWSNIQTNEQYFGLLAFDPGEESRVSYADGDMSEWSNQDVILTQENQDISIKSDARYLYILINDQNFDFDTDKLYIAIDTLDGQGNDHIIDTNISFSRDADFVIEINDEDDSRILVDQYYDAFQYLHSYRYTYLEKTMIDNTKNSGVFNSMNLALSYPLYLPEEETNIPFQYYETGKLVYGNANPSSDSYNSLSDFYVNNHSIELQIPWQLLNFTDPSTKSIMSDIKTNTWLTSQMIDSIHLGWAVVKDDTDAINVQFGSYLLSSWEYPVYHERLKQSYYIIQSYFETID, via the coding sequence ATGAAAAAATACATCCTTATAGTCATCATTATGCTTATATCTGCTTTGTTATTAATTTTTTTTGTTTTTAATAAAAAGGAATATCATATTTACTCAAAAGTTGGCAATGACTCTATACAAGTCTTAAAAGACAATGAATATCAAGACATCTTTTTAAAAGGTGTCAATATTGGTGCAACCAAGCCGGGTTTTTTTCCTGGAGAGCTTGCTATTACAAAAAATGAATATTTTCAATGGTTTCAAATGATTAAAGATATGAACGCAAATACAGTTCGTGTTTATACCATTTTGAGCCCTAATTTTTATGATGCTTTATACGATTTTAATAAAGACCAAGAAGAACCATTATATTTTATGCAAGGCGTTTGGATTAATGAAGATGATATAGTTGATATATTGGATGTTTATGGACAAGATAATAAAATTATAAATAATTTTATTAGTGATTCTAAATCAGCAGTTGATGTTATTAATGGGAATGCACAATTACCAATTAGACCAGGGTTTGCTAGTGGGAGTTATACTAAAGATGTTTCCATGTATATGGTTGGATGGCTACTTGGCTTAGAATGGGATCCAGGTTTTGTTATTAATACAAATGAAAACAATTTTGAAAAAATACCATTTCAAGGAATATATGCTTACAATACACCAGATAGTTCACCATTTGAAATCTTTTTAGCTGAAATTGCAGAGGAAATCATATCATATGAGGTAGATACATACAACAATATGAGACCACTTAGTTTTGTGAATTGGTTAACCACTGATCCGCTATCTCATCCAAATGAACCGTTTGTTAGTGAAGATGAAGTTTCAGTTGATGTTGAACATATCAAAGCAACAGAAAATTATGAAGCTGGTTTTTTTGCATCTTATCATATTTATCCTTATTACCCAGAATTTATGAATTATAGCTTATCTTATAGTAATTATATAGATAACGATGGCAATATAAATCCTTATAAAGGATATTTAGAGGATTTAAAAAATCATCACAGTATGCCTATTGTAGTTGGTGAATTTGGGATACCTTCATCTAGAGGTAAAGCACATGATGCACTATATACTGGGTTTAATCAAGGTAACATTTCTGAAGAGATGCAAGGTGAAATGGTTGTTGATTTAGCACATGATATATATGAGTCAGGTTATGCAGGCGCTATGATTTTTTCTTGGCAAGATGAATGGTTTAAAAGAACCTGGAATACCAATCAATATGATTTATCTCATAGAAGACCATTTTGGTCTAATATCCAAACAAATGAACAATACTTTGGACTTTTGGCTTTTGATCCAGGAGAAGAATCTCGTGTTAGTTATGCAGATGGAGATATGAGTGAATGGTCTAATCAAGATGTGATTTTAACACAGGAAAATCAGGATATATCAATTAAAAGTGATGCTAGATACTTATATATTTTAATAAACGATCAAAACTTTGACTTTGATACAGATAAATTATATATCGCAATAGATACACTTGATGGACAAGGTAATGATCATATCATAGATACAAATATATCTTTTAGTAGAGATGCAGATTTTGTAATTGAAATCAATGATGAAGATGATAGTCGAATACTAGTTGATCAGTATTATGATGCTTTTCAATATCTACATTCATATAGATATACTTATTTAGAAAAAACAATGATAGATAATACTAAAAACTCAGGTGTTTTTAATTCTATGAATCTTGCACTATCTTATCCACTATATTTACCAGAGGAAGAAACAAACATACCTTTTCAATATTATGAGACTGGTAAATTAGTTTATGGTAATGCTAATCCTTCAAGTGATAGTTACAATTCTTTAAGTGATTTTTATGTTAATAATCATAGCATAGAACTTCAGATTCCTTGGCAATTATTGAATTTCACTGATCCATCAACAAAATCAATCATGAGTGATATTAAAACTAATACATGGTTAACAAGCCAAATGATTGATTCAATTCATTTAGGATGGGCAGTCGTTAAAGATGATACAGATGCCATTAATGTTCAATTTGGATCCTATCTACTTAGCTCTTGGGAATACCCGGTTTATCATGAAAGATTAAAACAATCTTATTATATTATTCAATCTTATTTTGAAACTATTGACTAA
- a CDS encoding flotillin family protein, which translates to MFRIYDATGAIGLIIAVVVIIAMILVFIVTRIRKCPSDKILVIYGKVGNNKDGSSKSANCLHGGAKFVYPFIQAYQYLDLTPLSISVDLTKALSRQNIRIDVPSRFTVGISTEPSVMQNAAERLLGLKLAEIQELAKDIIFGQLRLVIATMDIEEINTNRDKFLEAVSDNVESELKKIGLRLINVNVTDINDDSGYIEALGKEAAAKAINDAKKSVAEKNRDGSIGEAEAVRDQRISVATANALAIEGENKSLGEISQSNASRRETEAESLRRATAAEKTAAAKALEESYVAEKLAELARASREKASLEADVIVKSEIDKQKKVIEAEAVAEQIRREAKGQADGTYSKMEAEARGTLEILSKQAQGFNELVQAAGKNPNSAIQYLIADKLETLVQIQVEAIKNLKFDNVTVWDTGSNEDGKSSTANFASGLMKAVPPMSDLFKMTGMELPSFLGKDIPKEVKVEIQEKKVKEEPVKEAPVKDTKKK; encoded by the coding sequence ATGTTTAGAATTTATGATGCAACAGGTGCAATAGGATTAATTATTGCAGTCGTAGTGATTATCGCTATGATATTAGTATTTATAGTTACTAGAATTAGAAAATGTCCATCGGATAAAATTTTAGTAATTTATGGTAAAGTTGGTAATAATAAGGATGGTTCATCTAAATCAGCCAATTGTCTACATGGTGGGGCTAAGTTTGTTTATCCATTTATACAAGCATACCAATATTTAGATTTAACACCATTATCAATTAGTGTAGATTTGACAAAAGCATTATCTCGTCAAAATATCCGTATTGATGTACCTTCAAGATTTACTGTAGGTATCTCTACAGAACCAAGTGTAATGCAAAATGCAGCTGAACGTTTATTAGGCTTAAAATTAGCTGAAATTCAAGAACTTGCAAAAGATATTATCTTTGGACAATTACGTTTAGTTATTGCAACTATGGATATTGAAGAAATCAATACCAATAGAGATAAATTCCTAGAAGCTGTTTCTGACAATGTTGAATCAGAGTTGAAGAAAATTGGACTTCGTCTAATTAACGTTAACGTTACTGATATCAATGATGATTCAGGATATATTGAAGCTTTAGGTAAAGAAGCAGCAGCAAAAGCGATTAATGATGCTAAAAAATCTGTAGCTGAAAAGAATCGTGATGGTTCTATTGGTGAAGCAGAAGCTGTAAGAGATCAAAGAATTAGTGTTGCAACTGCAAATGCACTAGCAATTGAAGGTGAAAATAAATCATTAGGAGAAATTTCACAATCAAATGCAAGTCGTAGAGAAACAGAGGCTGAATCATTAAGAAGAGCAACTGCAGCAGAAAAAACTGCAGCAGCAAAAGCACTAGAAGAATCATATGTAGCTGAAAAACTTGCAGAACTTGCAAGAGCTAGCAGAGAAAAAGCATCTCTAGAAGCTGATGTTATTGTTAAATCAGAAATTGATAAACAAAAGAAAGTTATTGAAGCAGAAGCTGTCGCAGAACAAATTAGAAGAGAAGCCAAAGGTCAAGCTGATGGTACTTATTCTAAGATGGAAGCAGAAGCTCGTGGTACATTAGAAATTCTTTCTAAACAAGCACAAGGGTTCAATGAACTTGTACAAGCTGCAGGTAAGAATCCAAATTCAGCAATTCAATATTTAATTGCTGATAAATTAGAAACTTTAGTTCAAATTCAAGTAGAAGCAATCAAGAACTTGAAATTTGATAATGTTACTGTTTGGGATACAGGATCAAATGAAGATGGAAAATCTTCAACTGCAAATTTTGCATCTGGTTTAATGAAGGCTGTTCCACCAATGAGTGATTTATTTAAAATGACTGGTATGGAACTTCCTAGCTTTTTAGGTAAAGATATTCCTAAAGAAGTAAAAGTTGAGATCCAAGAAAAAAAAGTTAAAGAAGAACCAGTAAAAGAAGCACCAGTTAAAGATACCAAAAAGAAATAA
- a CDS encoding sensor histidine kinase, whose protein sequence is MKNWSIKMKIIFWYTLFFAVLIIFDFYFLRTSASQILTDQASVDVKNATVEIADSIKIEDDGIYIEEDEDDEQFSFYHDGVAFLVYENNNIAFGDSPDTFDGATPIQINEFQSIESNSMNWLVYDMAIEDGYVLRGIYDMNPMMNSISQVIMIAGILSPIIILFATIGGYIIIKRSFAPIKNIYKTASIIKEQEDYSKRIETSSAKDEVYELADMVNQMLDRVEQSMNREKQFSSNVSHELRTPLTVMQAQAEYMLKKAENSSQKADIKTIIQQISFMENVVTQLLEITRTRQLSKDDMESISLYEMIAFTSDSFSKSLKEKNIKLNIDKPSFETFVLCNQTMMIRVFSNLITNAIKYNQDHGEIHIKFEIESHKLVTYITDSGIGISKENLPKIFDAFYQTEESRTQNEFSFGLGLALVKEVIKIHGGDIQVNSIESQGTTFKIYLPLDKEKA, encoded by the coding sequence ATGAAAAATTGGTCAATAAAAATGAAAATCATCTTCTGGTATACTTTATTTTTTGCAGTTCTTATTATTTTTGATTTTTATTTTCTTAGAACATCTGCATCTCAAATTTTAACTGATCAAGCAAGTGTTGATGTTAAAAATGCGACTGTGGAAATAGCAGATAGTATTAAAATCGAAGATGATGGTATTTATATAGAAGAAGATGAAGATGACGAACAATTTAGTTTTTATCATGACGGTGTAGCATTTTTAGTATACGAAAATAACAATATTGCATTTGGTGATTCGCCTGATACCTTTGATGGAGCGACACCCATTCAAATTAATGAATTTCAATCTATTGAATCTAATTCAATGAATTGGTTAGTCTATGATATGGCAATAGAAGATGGATATGTATTAAGAGGCATTTATGATATGAATCCGATGATGAATTCTATTTCTCAAGTTATTATGATTGCTGGGATTTTATCTCCTATTATTATTCTATTTGCGACCATAGGTGGATATATTATTATTAAGCGTTCATTTGCACCTATTAAAAACATATATAAAACCGCATCTATTATTAAAGAACAAGAAGACTATTCAAAACGTATTGAAACATCTTCTGCAAAAGATGAAGTCTATGAATTAGCTGATATGGTTAATCAAATGCTTGATCGAGTTGAACAATCTATGAATCGAGAAAAACAATTCTCTTCAAATGTTTCACATGAACTTAGAACTCCTTTAACTGTGATGCAAGCTCAAGCAGAATATATGCTTAAAAAAGCAGAAAATTCTAGTCAAAAAGCAGATATAAAAACAATTATACAACAAATATCTTTTATGGAAAACGTTGTTACTCAACTACTAGAAATAACACGCACAAGACAATTATCAAAAGATGATATGGAATCCATAAGTCTATATGAAATGATTGCATTTACTTCAGACTCATTTTCTAAAAGTTTAAAAGAAAAAAATATTAAACTTAATATAGATAAACCTTCATTTGAAACCTTTGTTTTATGTAATCAAACGATGATGATTCGAGTATTTTCTAATTTGATAACAAACGCAATTAAATATAATCAAGATCATGGAGAAATACATATTAAGTTTGAAATTGAATCACATAAATTAGTCACATACATCACAGATAGTGGAATCGGGATTTCTAAAGAAAATCTACCTAAAATATTTGATGCTTTTTATCAAACAGAAGAATCAAGAACACAAAATGAATTTAGTTTTGGTCTAGGATTGGCTTTAGTTAAAGAAGTTATTAAAATACATGGTGGAGATATACAAGTAAATAGCATTGAAAGCCAAGGAACTACATTTAAAATTTATTTACCTTTAGATAAAGAAAAAGCATAA